The DNA sequence TGGGGGAACACGTCAGCCGCAGCCAGTGGCTGGCGGTGGGTTGCGGGCTGATAGGGGTGATGATCATCGTGCGGCCAGGCGGGGCGCTGTTCACTCCGGCGATCCTGCTGCCGTTCGGCGCGGCGGTCAGTTTCACGCTCTACCAGCTGGTTACGCGTCGGCTCAGCGCTACCGACCATCCGGTGACCAGCAACTTCCTCACCAGTGTGGTCGGTAGTCTGGTGATGAGCGTGCTGGTGATTTTCAACTGGCAGACACCGACCCTGCACGACGCCTTGCTGATGGCGGCACTCGGCGCCATGGCGATGAGCGGCCACCTGTTGCTGACCAATGCGTTCCGTTTCGCAAGCGCGGCGACCCTGGCCCCCTTTACCTATGCGCAGATCATCTTCGCCGGTGTCGTGGGCTTCTTCGCCTTCGGCCACGTACCGGATCTCGGCGCGATCCTGGGCATGACTATCATCATTGCCAGCGGCCTATGCATGGCCTGGGTGCAGGGGCGCGCACCGCGCCCCCGGCTCTGATTACCGCAGCGGATGTGCCGTCGGGCCTTCCGCGTAGCTTCCAACATCGACTAACAAGGGCGACTCGACCCTTGCGTGCTTTATTCAGGAAAAATCATGCAAAGAATTTCTCATCACACCCTGCGCAACGAATTCCGCCAATTGCTGGCCTCTAACCGCTGTTACCACACCGCTTCGGTGTTCGACCCGATGTCGGCGCGTATCGCTGCCGACCTCGAATTCGAAGTCGGCATCCTCGGCGGCTCGGTCGCCTCGTTGCAGGTGCTGGCGGCGCCGGACTTCGCGCTGATCACCCTGAGTGAATTCGTCGAACAGGCCACGCGCATCGGTCGCGTGTCGCGCCTGCCGATCATCGCTGACGCCGATCACGGCTACGGCAATGCGCTCAACGTGATGCGCACGGTGGTCGAGCTGGAGCGCGCCGGAATCGCCGCGCTGACCATCGAAGACACCCTGCTGCCAGCCAAATTCGGCCGCAAATCCACGGACCTGATCGGCATGTTCGAGGCGGTCGGCAAGATTCAGGCGGCGCTCGAAGCGCGTATTGACCCCGCGCTCGCCATCATCGCCCGCACCAACGCCGGCGTGATCGGCCTGGAAGAGGTGATCGCCCGGGTGCAGGCCTACGAGGCGGCGGGTGCCGATGGCATCTGCCTGGTCGGCATCGAGGATTTCGAGCAGCTTGAGCAGGTTGCGGAAAAACTCAGCGTGCCGTTGATGCTGGTGACGTACGGCAACCCGCGCCTGCGTGACAACGAGCGGCTGGCTGCGCTTGGCGTGCGCATCGTGGTCAACGGTCACGCCGCCTACTTCGCGGCGATCAAGGCGACCTACGACTGCCTGCGCGAACAACGTCAGATCGACGCATCGGATCTCAACGCATCGCAGCTCTCGGTCAAATACTCGACCGCTGACGAATACATGGCCTGGGCTGAAGACTTCATGCAGGTTAAGGAATAACCGCTGCGCCGCTCTTCCATCGCTCGGGGAATTCAATGAGCCCACGCCTGCTGACCTTCATGGTGGCTTTCGCCGCGTTCCTCGGGCCGTTCACCCAGACCGTCTACGCGCCGATTCTGCCGGAGCTGGGAGCGGCGCTGGAGACTACGCCGCTGATGATCAACCTCAGCATCTCGATCTTCACCTTCGTGCTGGCGTTCATGCAGATCGTCTACGGCCCGCTGGTCGACCGTCGAGGGCGCAAGCGCACGCTGCTGGTGGGGCTGGCGATCTATGTCGGTGCTTCGCTGGGCTGCTTCCTGGCGCCGAATATCGAGATGCTGCTGCTGTTTCGCGCGCTGCAGGCGGTGGGTATCGCCGCCGGTGCGGTGGTGGCGGTCACGGTGATTGGCGATCGTTTCGAAGGGGCTGAGCGTGGCCGGGCGATGGGCTCGTTTCAGATGATGGTGGCGCTGGGGCCGGTGGTCGGCCCGGTGGTGGGCGGCTTCGTTGGCGAACACCTGGACTTCCATTTCGTGTTTCTGCTGCTGGCGGTGGTCGGCGCCGCCGCACTGCTGACCAATGCCATCTGGCTTCAGGAAACGCGCCCCGTCGGGGCCACGCCCAAGGCTTTCCATCCCGCCGACTATCTGGATGTGCTGCGCAACCATCAGGGGCTGGCGATCATGCTGCTGAGCTTCGTGCAGTACTACGCTTTCTATAACTATCTGGTTTTCATGCCGCGTGTGCTGGACACCAGCTACGGCCTTAGCGCCAGCGAAAAGGGCTTGGTCTTCCTGCCGCTGTCGATTGCCGTGGTGATCGGCAGCTTCGCTGGCGGTCGGTTACTGGGACGCTGGCGGGCCCGCCCAACGTTGCTGGTGACGGCCGGGTTGAATGCCCTCAGTGTGCTGCTGTTTCTCGCCGTTGCGCAGTGGTCACTGGCGGCGCTTGTCGTGGCGGTGAGCGCCTTTGGGCTGTTTCTAGGTCTGTCGCTGCCAGTACAGACCAGTCTGCTGATGGACCTTTACCCGCACAATCGCGCCACCGCCGTTGGCAGCTACAACTTCTTTCGTTTCATGGGTATGGCCACCGGACCGGTGCTGGGATCCTGGTTGTTTCAGCATGGGAATCTGGGGTTGCTGTACGGCTTCGCGGCCGCGGTATTCCTGCTGGCGGTGCTGCACGCGCAAAGGCGCTTTCGCTAGTGCAGACCTCAGGGCTCGCTCAGAACAGCTGGCGCTCGGCCTTGAACATGAAAAAGCCCTCGCAGTGAGCGTTCAACCCCGAGTACACGCCGCATTGGTCGCCGCTCAGGCTGGAGTCGGTATAGGACAGGTTCAGATCCATGCCGAGCAGCGGGCGGGACAGGTTCAGTGACCAGTCGTTGAAGACGCGCACGCTGCCGCCGGGGTGATACATGGGGCTGTCCATCGAGTGGCTGGCGTACTTCAGGCGAACCCCGACATCGAATGGCTGAACCGAACCCAGCTCCAGGAACAGCGTCCCGTCGGTGCGCCCTGGCGCGCTGCGTAGCGCGCCTCCCAGGCGGCTGCCGACCAGGTTGATGCCGGCGTAGTACTCGTGACGATCGTGGTTTTCCAGCTCTGGAAAGCTGTAGCGGATCACGCCCAGCTCGAAGCCAGGCGTGTCGTCAAGGCGCGGCTGGGCATAGCCGACGTAGCTATTAAGCTCCAGCTGACTGCCGTCAAGAATGCCCATGCTCGGCGCCCATTGCCCCATGTACAGGCCGCCTGCGTGGGTCAGGTCCAGCCCTCCGCGAAAGGTGCCGGCGGCGGTCGGGTTGACCAGGCCTTGCGCCATGCTCCGGGTCGGTGCAGTGCCGAGCTTGAGGTCGAACGCCCCGACCTCGTGTTCGACGACGTCCGGTTGGCTGGCGCATCCGCCCAGAGCAAGCGCCAGGGCCGTCAGGATATTTTTGTTCATACACCGTTTCGCTGGTGGATAGTTGTGCCAGCCGTACGTGCGCAAGGGCGCA is a window from the Pseudomonas sp. MTM4 genome containing:
- a CDS encoding oxaloacetate decarboxylase; its protein translation is MQRISHHTLRNEFRQLLASNRCYHTASVFDPMSARIAADLEFEVGILGGSVASLQVLAAPDFALITLSEFVEQATRIGRVSRLPIIADADHGYGNALNVMRTVVELERAGIAALTIEDTLLPAKFGRKSTDLIGMFEAVGKIQAALEARIDPALAIIARTNAGVIGLEEVIARVQAYEAAGADGICLVGIEDFEQLEQVAEKLSVPLMLVTYGNPRLRDNERLAALGVRIVVNGHAAYFAAIKATYDCLREQRQIDASDLNASQLSVKYSTADEYMAWAEDFMQVKE
- a CDS encoding DMT family transporter is translated as MNNSPQPLLGVLLILVSCLVLATHDGLSKHLTLLYPVFLVIWARYMAQTVLMAALFAPRMGRRVFHTLRPGLQLCRGLSLVSVSMLFISGLSFIPLAEATAVIFLTPLLVTIASALLGEHVSRSQWLAVGCGLIGVMIIVRPGGALFTPAILLPFGAAVSFTLYQLVTRRLSATDHPVTSNFLTSVVGSLVMSVLVIFNWQTPTLHDALLMAALGAMAMSGHLLLTNAFRFASAATLAPFTYAQIIFAGVVGFFAFGHVPDLGAILGMTIIIASGLCMAWVQGRAPRPRL
- a CDS encoding MFS transporter → MSPRLLTFMVAFAAFLGPFTQTVYAPILPELGAALETTPLMINLSISIFTFVLAFMQIVYGPLVDRRGRKRTLLVGLAIYVGASLGCFLAPNIEMLLLFRALQAVGIAAGAVVAVTVIGDRFEGAERGRAMGSFQMMVALGPVVGPVVGGFVGEHLDFHFVFLLLAVVGAAALLTNAIWLQETRPVGATPKAFHPADYLDVLRNHQGLAIMLLSFVQYYAFYNYLVFMPRVLDTSYGLSASEKGLVFLPLSIAVVIGSFAGGRLLGRWRARPTLLVTAGLNALSVLLFLAVAQWSLAALVVAVSAFGLFLGLSLPVQTSLLMDLYPHNRATAVGSYNFFRFMGMATGPVLGSWLFQHGNLGLLYGFAAAVFLLAVLHAQRRFR
- a CDS encoding TorF family putative porin gives rise to the protein MNKNILTALALALGGCASQPDVVEHEVGAFDLKLGTAPTRSMAQGLVNPTAAGTFRGGLDLTHAGGLYMGQWAPSMGILDGSQLELNSYVGYAQPRLDDTPGFELGVIRYSFPELENHDRHEYYAGINLVGSRLGGALRSAPGRTDGTLFLELGSVQPFDVGVRLKYASHSMDSPMYHPGGSVRVFNDWSLNLSRPLLGMDLNLSYTDSSLSGDQCGVYSGLNAHCEGFFMFKAERQLF